In a single window of the Nicotiana tomentosiformis chromosome 8, ASM39032v3, whole genome shotgun sequence genome:
- the LOC104119567 gene encoding cationic amino acid transporter 6, chloroplastic-like has protein sequence MVFSTYLQSFSKTPQKLKKRMLATWTPDQELNKVRLRSGADMKRKLTWYDLVALGVGGMLGVGVFVTTGPVARKTSGPSVFISYIIAAISALLSSLCYTEFSVDVPVAGGAFSYLRVTFGEFVGYFAGANILMEYVLSNAAVSRSFTEYLSCAFGRNDPNSWRVHVHGLMDGYNMLDFSAVALIIVLTICLCHSTKESSMLNLVMTMFHVVFFGFIIIAGFCNGRVENLVKPGGIAPYGVRGILDGAAIVYFSYIGYDTVSTMAEEIRNPSKTLPVGIVGSVLIVSALYCLMALSLCLLVPYNMIPEGASFSAVFQQMGWKWASNVVGAGACLGIVASLLVAMLGQARYLCVIGRARLVPSWFAQVHPTTGTPLNATIVLGICQASIALFTELDIVIEMISIGTLLVFYLVSNALIFRRYVILSKNPPLHTLFFLFLLSCTSFAFSLAWKLKLQWWNLLLIATLTISMTVIFQYLVPLVVRRPDSWLVPFMPWPATISIFLNVFLMTTLKMVAYKRFGIWAGFITIFYVIYGVHSTYRAEEIMEMVVVDNNVNTQQTAKVEIQVL, from the exons ATGGTTTTCTCCACTTACCTTCAATCTTTCTCCAAAACACCACAAAAGCTAAAGAAAAGAATGTTAGCTACATGGACACCAGACCAAGAGCTTAACAAAGTGAGGCTAAGGTCTGGTGCTGACATGAAAAGAAAACTAACATGGTATGATTTAGTAGCTCTTGGAGTTGGAGGAATGCTTGGTGTTGGAGTTTTTGTTACCACAGGTCCCGTTGCTCGTAAAACCTCAGGCCCTTCTGTTTTCATCTCATATATAATAGCTGCTATATCAGCACTTCTTTCATCCTTGTGCTATACTGAGTTCTCCGTTGACGTCCCTGTTGCTGGAGGTGCTTTCAGTTATCTTCGCGTTACCTTTG GAGAATTTGTTGGATATTTTGCAGGAGCAAATATATTAATGGAATATGTGTTGTCAAATGCTGCTGTGTCAAGAAGTTTTACGGAGTATTTGTCTTGTGCGTTTGGTAGGAATGACCCAAACTCATGGAGAGTTCATGTACATGGTTTAATGGATGGTTACAACATGTTGGATTTCTCAGCTGTTGCATTGATTATTGTCCTCACTATTTGCTTGTGTCATAG CACTAAGGAAAGCTCAATGTTGAACCTGGTAATGACAATGTTCCATGTGGTATTCTTTGGATTTATAATCATAGCTGGCTTTTGCAATGGGAGAGTTGAAAACTTAGTAAAGCCAGgaggaatagctccatatggtgttAGAGGAATTCTTGATGGAGCAGCAATAGTTTATTTTAGCTATATTGGATATGATACAGTCTCAACAATGGCTGAAGAAATAAGAAACCCTTCAAAGACTCTACCAGTTGGAATTGTTGGCTCAGTCCTCATTGTCTCTGCCCTCTATTGTCTCATGGCATTATCTTTGTGCCTTTTGGTACCTTATAACATG ATCCCAGAAGGAGCATCATTTTCAGCAGTTTTTCAGCAAATGGGATGGAAGTGGGCAAGCAATGTAGTAGGGGCTGGTGCATGTTTGGGGATTGTGGCATCTCTATTAGTAGCCATGCTTGGGCAAGCAAGGTACCTTTGTGTCATTGGGAGGGCTAGGCTTGTGCCTTCTTGGTTTGCCCAAGTACATCCTACAACAGGCACTCCACTTAATGCTACTATCGTTTTAG GTATATGCCAAGCATCAATTGCACTATTCACAGAACTTGATATTGTGATAGAGATGATTTCCATTGGCACATTACTAGTATTCTACTTAGTATCCAATGCACTTATATTCCGTCGATATGTCATCCTTAGCAAAAATCCACCACTTCACActctcttcttcctctttctCCTTTCATGCACCTCATTTGCATTCTCTTTAGCATGGAAACTCAAATTACAATGGTGGAATCTCCTCTTAATCGCTACCCTTACAATTTCTATGACAGTCATTTTCCAGTATTTGGTTCCTCTCGTCGTCCGACGACCAGATAGTTGGTTGGTTCCTTTCATGCCATGGCCTGCTACAATATCCATTTTCCTTAATGTTTTTCTTATGACAACTTTGAAAATGGTGGCATACAAAAGATTTGGAATATGGGCTGGTTTTATAAcaatattttatgtaatttaTGGTGTCCACTCAACATATCGTGCAGAAGAAATAATGGAGATGGTAGTTGTTGATAATAATGTGAACACTCAACAAACTGCTAAGGTTGAAATCCAAGTTCTTTAA